In Coffea arabica cultivar ET-39 chromosome 9e, Coffea Arabica ET-39 HiFi, whole genome shotgun sequence, the genomic window CATTTGAATGCCACCCCCAATACCACAAATTAAAGACAATACTTTACCTGTTCCATCATTTGCAATGGGTACACCATCAAATGAGAGGAGAATATCATCCTTTTTCAAAACTTTATGTGCATTGGAGAGTGGGTTAATTTTGCTCACCATCACCCCCGTCAAACCTGGATGCATATGAAAGTGTTCTCGAAGTTGCAAATTTTCAGTTGACTGGCATGACAAACCCAAGGAGCAGAATCCCACATAGTTTCCTCTTTCTTCAACGCCAGCAATGAAATGTTTTATTACAGGGACAGGGATAATGTATCtgtaaaattcatcatcatGGCACACAATTAGTAGATTCATGACTATGAACTTTCACATGCACCCTATAAGGCAGATATGGTCCCACTTAAAAAATAGGATCATACAACAGAATATGGGAAGGGAGTTTTGTATTGAGTAAGAAGTGCAAAATTCTGTCCAATAAAAATGGTGATAGCTAATGACACAATGCCTTTGATATTGCGAGCTCTAAATAGTCTTTATGTCCAACCTTGATGCTGGGATACCTAACTTCTACATATCTCTAAGATGCTATTCATCACCAGCCAGGAATATAGAGAAAACTGTATAGACAGAACACATTGACCGTTAGACTTTTAGTTAAGGCACAAATGTGTAAGATTGTATAACTCACCCAATATTCTCTGCACCTGAGAGGTTTTGAAAAGCCACTCCAGCAACTTTGTCACCCATAATTGCTGGGCCTCCACTATTCCCAGGATTTATGGCAGCATCAATCTGTATTGCCAGCAATTGTGTTGCACCATGTACGTACTGAGTCGGTTCAACTCTAGAGACAACCCCTTTTGTAACAGAAATGTTATCCCCACCTGCAATTAGTGCCAATTTCTGGTCAAATAGCCTGAAAGTCCAGGGAACTGGTTTTTAAATGAGATAACGACACAAAAACCAATCAACAAACATCGGGAAAAGgaagggggaaaagaaagataaataaataataaaaaaggcaAAGGAATAACAGTTGAGCGTACATAAGGAACATCTAAAGACTGTATTGTTCTAGTTCATATACGATTATACTCATATGATTGTGCTACTAAAAGTATTTTAGACAATCTTCACATATGAGTTTTTCAAGGCCTTTCTCCATTTCTCTTGATTATAACCTTTCAGGTAGTCTCaggaaaaaaattgcaattcttGTATTATAACATATAATGGGCTAAAATACCAGAtattgattgaaaaaaaaaaaaaagcaaaccaCAAGTTCTTGATCATTTTTTGAGCTTGAGCATTCCAAAATTGGCCAGAAATACATCTGAAAGCATTACCAAACATTTCATAGATCTCATCGAGCCATGCTACTTACTAGTTGAACTGGTATTTGATATGACTATATTCAGGAACCGGAAAGAGTTAGGCACTCTGTACATTTCTATATATCTAAGTTTCTGTGCATGAAAGTCTACTAAAGCAATTTCTAAATGATAATGATCCAGCATCACAACAATTTCCACAttatcattttcacataataAATACTTCTGTTCCAACATGCTTAATGGGAACAACATGATAAGTGGAACAAACTGGCATTTCGCTTGTGTACCGCAAGATCTTAACCTTGGGGATAACCAACAACAGCTACAGCTTCTTGAAGATACGGAATGTTGCCAAGCTCCAAAGGACTCATGTTCTgccaaaattcctcattttcaACAACCAGAATAGCCAAGTCACATTCATGACCAACTGCTTGGACTTCAGCTCTATACTTGGTAGGAGAACCATGTTTTCTTACAAGGACAAATGTATAATCAGCAACCACGTGAGCATTTGTAAGGATCCTCTTTCCAGGAATAACAAAGCCTACAAGATTTCCACAGAATAAGCAATTAAAGATTACATATTGTCATTGTCTAGTTTCAATTTCTCAAAGCCTACAATTTCACCAGACGAATAAACATGTGAAATTGGAAAATGCTAATGCTTTCAAGACCTTGTGTCACTATTTCTTCTCGTTATAGTAAAGCTTTAAAGATTTCGCAGGAAATCAAAACATGATAATAGATTGAGGTCAGCAGTTAGCAAAGTTTGTCAGAAGTTCTTTTCAACACGatgcagagaaaaaaaaatgatgagtaGAGACCAAAGGTTTAGGTTCAAACAAATTTCAAGACTTTCTTGTCACTTCATTTGTCTACTGGATTTCTTTCCTtccactgagcaatttaaaaaaaaaaaaatcgcttGATCAGTTAAACAAAAAATTCTTCAGAAAGCAAGAAAATCAACCACATAACTGCATTAGACTAGTTTAAGCTATGCTTAAACACTGCATTTATACAAGATACAAGATACTGAAATTATTGTACAACTGTACAAGACAGACAACAGATGCAAACCGGAACCCATGGTTTCGCGCTGAGACTTGTTCTGCCAAGGGAGGAAGTAATTAGGGCTACTCGACACAGTAAAAATCTTCACAACAGAATCCAATGCCAGCTCTATCGCTGAATACGCATCCCCGATTCCTCCACCACCGCTCAACCGCGGCAACTCTGCTTCTACCTCCAAATTTACAAAATCAACTTCAGAAGAACTCGTTGCCGACGCAGCCGTCCCTGCCACCGTGGAATAAGCTGAAAATCCAAGCGTGGTACACTTACAGCTCACATTATTATGGAAACTATGATCAAAACTGTCATTGTTGCTTATTGGGAGACCAAGAGGAGCAGTCAAATTTGGAAGAAAGGAAGTAGTTACTGGATAATAATGGCGGGAGGTGATGCTGCTGCTGCGGTATAGCCGCCGGATGGCACGGCCGGCGGCGTTGGAACCAGCTCGCAGCATTGCCTATTGGAAGTGGGAACTACTGCTATTACTCCTTTTAGCTTCCAGTGGAAGCAAGAATTGGGGCACAGGCCCAAAAATGCAAAAACCCGCTGGAAAGACTCGGACCAACGGAAAAGGTTTAAAGTTGGGCCACGTTTGGATGCtggttggaaaatttttcaaatgtgCGCTCcgttttttcatttatttacttgtttattacttatttcattattttttcttaatatttttatttttctccttgttgtccaaaaaaaaccaaaaaaaaaaagtcatactaactcaaatccaaaaaaaaaattaagaaaaaattttggatatgGTAAGATGAGGACTATTTATTGTTCACTAGATTTGTCAATCCAATAATTAAACTACCATGACATGACAGAAGTTGTTATTCAttacttttttaattttgattaatCCTTTATGGGTTATTCTAACGTAGATCATACCTAATTTATCAAATGAATTCACACATTAACAATTATTATcctattttatatttatattttttttctaattaatattatttttcaaaatatgaaCACCTGAATTCCATCTTAATAGGCACTAGTTAGACAGACTAATCTTTTATATACTTATAGTATATATTGGCTGTTCTAGATGTATATCACATCTGCTACATGAGATTTGATAGGAatatctttttttaaaaaattttttgcctATCTGCTAcatgtttttgatatatttgcTACTTTTACTACATCTttcaatgaaaatataaaattatttttgatataaaaaatgaaaagtatATAATTTCAAATagacttgttaaaaaaaaaacattgcaaAAAAGTATCCGAATGCTTCTGCCAATAAATAAACAACATGGTCCAATAGACCAACACAGCCCAAGAAAGCCCAAAGGAAGGGACAGTGATTGACGGAGGGAACGATGCAGCAAATTGACGAGGAAATGAATGGATGTATAGAAAGGTAATGAATTAATGTAaagaaaatcaaacaaaactttTTAATCTATAAAAGTTTCTTATAGTCGAGGAATCTTCGAATTGAAGCAATTTATCGACCAACGCAGCTGTCATTTGTTTCTTCCAAGTAGATACACAGTTTTTATGATCTCACACCAAAGCACGAATTAAATTGATAACCATGATGGCCAAGAAATTACCTATATATTGAAGTtgatatttgacccaaaaaaaaaaaatgatggccAAGAAATAAATTTTAAGCAAAATTGGATTTTAATCTCATTATCATGATAAATCAGGATGTGGGCTCAACTTTATTCTGCTGAAGATGCATAATTTTATTTCCAGTAGTATAGGGGTATAAATGAGTCTAATCAAATCGAATATTCTAGTGTtcaaatttatttgattattttaatgagTTTGAAATCTTATTCAACTTTGACTCATTCATTTATCAAATTGagtttaaactaattttttttttttattgagttTGAATGTTATCGAACATAAAACACTATTCAAGCTTGACTTGACCAGTTAACGAACCAAACTTGAACGAACTCTAACCAAAGAGAACTCGATTCGAGTATTAATTAGTTTGGTTCATCTTTTGACCCTAATTATGTCATGTTTGACGCCCCTTTTTTTGTGTCTATTCAAGTGTTTCTTTTACTAGAAATGTTTAGAATCATTTTTACAAGAACTTATGCATCTCAACTGTTATTGAATCCATATCAAAAGTTCTAGCAATCTCTTTCTCAATGCACCTTATCATAGAACAAGCAAGAAAGTTTTTCTCCATTCTAGAATGCAAAtaagatttaataatttttttcatagCAGAAAAAAGCACACTTTTGTTGTGGCTGTTGAAACAGAAAGAGCCAAGATAATATGATTTTcgtaaaaaaattgaaatgatCCATACGTAATTCTTAGACCAAGAAATCATTGCAGTTAGCTAAACCCGCAATAAGTGTACTTCTTCTAGTTGCTCAAGTTCTATCCTTATGATTTAGTTGTCAATTGTCATAATAGAAATGAAACTTATAACACATGAATGAATACATGATATAAAATATTCTTATGAATGATGAAGATAATAGAGGTATAGCGATATACATTAGTTGATATTAATTTATATGAATGTGATAAGATTATAAGGTAATATTTAATTAACAATGGATGTCAATATAAAATTACTCAATTTTAtgccttttgaaaaaaataaaataaaacttataATCAACTTTATTGCAATCACAACAAATAATAGATACGAATCAAATGTGTACTTAGTACTTACATACATAGATAAATGAAAATTGCATGCACATCAATCATCAAGATTATAGTAAGAATATATATGATACCAATACGTATCGGCCAAATCATAACCGGAACGGAGGAATCGTGGATACGGAGGGGATCGGTATGATACTGATCTCTAAATCGCGGATACGGAGGGGATCGGTATGATACCGATCTCTAAATCGCGGATATTACCATATCCGCAATGATTCGCTCTGACTCGATCGATATTGGCTGATTCGAATTCGTGATGTATGATATCGGCCGATATATCTGAGTCAACTCGGAGTCGATTcagatatattttttaaattgtgCTTTTTTGTATTTACTAATTTAAgtaattttttcagattttttgaaaacttttatgTGCTATAATGTGCATATCACTTGATATTCAACCAATATTGTTGGTTTTTTGGGGCATAAactaagaaacaacaccttagtgtTGCAAAAAAAGCTTATAAGAGACTTGTATTGAAGGTGAAAAATGAGCTTATGTTTTACATTCATCAACTcactatttatagtgattacatgaaacaaactaGCAAACTATCCCACTAACAATTATcctaaaaatctcaacaaaatataatctctttctactagcaaatcttaTCTAAAATATCTGTTAACAAACCAACATGATCTTTGGTTAACAAATAtccttatttttctaataactaaattattttgatattaaacataATCTAGCAAAATATGTAGGAAAAGTTGCATATCCCAACACTCCTCCTTGCCACTTTTGCTGCAGATTTTGAATTGTCTTCTCAAATCTTTGAATCTTGTTTTGGACGAGACTTTTGTAAGAAGCTTTGCAATTGATGATTAGCTTTGCAATGAACTTCTTCCTTTGGGTTTTTATGCAAGCTAAATATTAGCCTTGCAACAAGCCACTTCTTCTGTCTTCTCATGCCAAACTCCACATaaaagatgatttttttttttatgtttccaAATAACCTTCTCATAGGTTTAAAATGGAACATCTTTTGACGATATTTGAACCTATACAGAAAATATGAAATTCTGCATGGTTCTTCATTTTGTCATCACCATCAAAATCTGTAGACTCAAAAACAGAAATGTTATAATCTTGATAAATATCAGGAATCAATTTGATATCTCCTGACTTATCAATGATCTCCTCCTGAATTTTTCCAGGATCtgaattcttgatttcatcATCATGTTCCACTTTAGAATTGTCAAAATCCGACCAATTCATAGTGAAACttctcctttttattttaattgagaatAATTTATTCTCAATCAAATCATTAGCCATTATCTTTGTGAAAACAGCATCAAAAACTGATATGTGAGTGCTGGACTTGGATCTCTGTCTAACTGCAACTCTGTGGTCTCTAATTTGTGTATCCATCAGCTCTTCAAATACTGATGAAACAAAATTTGTCTCCACCATATCCCGTAGATCATTGACTACcaaataagtccaaaattttatGACCCAAATTTGGTAAGTTTCACCACTAAAAGTTGAAATATTTGACAAAAAGTTCTTTCCTATCATGGCTTTGAACTTATAAAGGATCCTCACCAATGCACTCACTCTAAAAAAAACAGGCCCTTAAGATTTATGCTCTTGATACCACTTTGTTGGTTTTTTGGGGCATAAactaagaaacaacaccttagtgtTGCAAAAAAAGCTTATAAGAGACTTGTATTGAAGGTGAAAAATGAGCTTATGTTTTACATTCATCAACTcactatttatagtgattacatgaaacaaactaGCAAACTATCCCACTAACAATTATcctaaaaatctcaacaaaatataatctctttctactagcaaatcttaTCTAAAATATCTGTTAACAAACCAACATGATCTTTGGTTAACAAATAtccttatttttctaataactaaattattttgatattaaacataATCTAGCAAAATATGTAGGAAAAGTTGCATATCCCAACAAATATACCGCCTAGGATGTGAAACAACCAAAACCGTGACGCGACCATGACCCGCGACAGCGAACCATAGTACTAAGTAGAATGCGACTGGATGAAGACGATTCCTCACACCTAGTCTCCTTGTCCAGAATTGCATCCAGAGGTGCCAAATGTTTCTGTCTGCACACTGCAGATGTCCTTGTACTTGGCGCTTTTTGTCTGTCTCTATTGGCAAAAACCTTTAATAATCCGCCGGCTACAGCCGGGGGTTGCACATTTTCTAGAGCTAGGATAGTACGTGATGGGAATGGGATGGACAGACATTCCAATTGGAGTATCATTTTGCTCATTATATCAACAGCAGTTCCCCAGGCATCGTTTACTACTGAGTTTGTAAAGAAAAACTAGTACTCTTCTTGACAAAAGATGAGTATAAGGAAAGGCGGTGATGGCATTGGCACGCGCAAAAACATCCCCAATCCAAGGCCTAATCGTACCAAAGACAAGGATGAAGATCTTCTGTTGTTCAGGGAACTGCATAAGCGCGAAAAGGATCATGTTGTTAGCCTTCTTGCGCCTGTTTCCGACGATTTTGAGGCAAATGGTAAGTTCTTTAATTCACAGCTGGAGCTCCCCTCGAGATATCCCATGCAGCTTGAGGCTTGCATTAGTTACTGATTAAGTTGGTGAAAGTTATATCCAGGATATGCACTCAACGGAATGGCACCAACTGGGAAGAAGGGAGCAGCATATGATCCACTTGGTGAAGGTGGGAAGAATGACTATGACTGGTAAGTAAGATATCTGTCTGTATAGTAGCTATTGAATCATGGAAGTTTCAGTAATAATTGAACTACACAACCTCTTGTCAACATTAAGGTTGAAAACTCCTCCAGCTACGCCTCTATTTCCATCTCTTGAGATGGAAAACGGCCCGGAACTGGTCACTCAACGGGAAATACCAATCGTACAACCGCTTTCAAGGGTATGTCTTTTAACTGTTATTCTGTCTATGGAAGATATATGCAcctgttttgataaaattttgcGACTTCAATTGTAGAAACTAAGAGCAAGTGTTGAGGCTGTGTAATATTGCAGAGCTAACTAACTTCTTTATTAACCTTTGCCTTTGAATTTATCGTGTGAAAGTTTTTGTTTAAGTTTCATTACAACAGTTTGCAGGCAACTTAGCTGTGGAAAATGGAAGCATTAGACCAACCAAATCTACTGGTTTGAAACCAATTCTTCCGCCAAGATATTCTGCTTCAAGTGGGAGGCCTAGTATTTCGACACCAGAAAAAAAGAACATAAAAAGTGCACCAGTGGTGAACCAAAAAACGAACCAATCCTACTCTGATCTAAATCTTGGAACTACCAAAAAAGCTTCTTCCTCAGTGAAACCTGTCGACAATAGGGAACCCAATTGGAATTTATTGGCTTCAAATCTTTCAAAAAGCATGGGCATAGGCATGGATTCAAGTACCAAAGCAACCAAACAAAAGAGTAGGGGAGTGTCACCTGTCATGAGGTCAAAACTGCCTGCTCAAATTCAAGAATTGTCTGACGAAACTCCTTCCAATCTAAGGACTGATGGATCAACTTCAGCTTATCGTGGACGTGCAACTGCCAGCCAGCAAAATCCTTCAGTTTCCCAGAAAAGACCTGAATCAGTGACTAAAACAAGGAGACAATCATGCTCTCCAGGTACCACGAGGGGCAGCAA contains:
- the LOC113709205 gene encoding uncharacterized protein; the protein is MSIRKGGDGIGTRKNIPNPRPNRTKDKDEDLLLFRELHKREKDHVVSLLAPVSDDFEANGYALNGMAPTGKKGAAYDPLGEGGKNDYDWLKTPPATPLFPSLEMENGPELVTQREIPIVQPLSRFAGNLAVENGSIRPTKSTGLKPILPPRYSASSGRPSISTPEKKNIKSAPVVNQKTNQSYSDLNLGTTKKASSSVKPVDNREPNWNLLASNLSKSMGIGMDSSTKATKQKSRGVSPVMRSKLPAQIQELSDETPSNLRTDGSTSAYRGRATASQQNPSVSQKRPESVTKTRRQSCSPGTTRGSKQDGDGNLGSEKDRTQQANREQVLGSRMLDRFLNSRMSSKDDRKPKIKLNASMNEGSDARKSNIEERRNTTKFNTSMNEDPGFGRLMSKSSLDMALRHMEFQRDSGSKTKNGIIAGRRSVSVSKRTTSGL
- the LOC140014764 gene encoding protease Do-like 10, mitochondrial, which translates into the protein MLRAGSNAAGRAIRRLYRSSSITSRHYYPVTTSFLPNLTAPLGLPISNNDSFDHSFHNNVSCKCTTLGFSAYSTVAGTAASATSSSEVDFVNLEVEAELPRLSGGGGIGDAYSAIELALDSVVKIFTVSSSPNYFLPWQNKSQRETMGSGFVIPGKRILTNAHVVADYTFVLVRKHGSPTKYRAEVQAVGHECDLAILVVENEEFWQNMSPLELGNIPYLQEAVAVVGYPQGGDNISVTKGVVSRVEPTQYVHGATQLLAIQIDAAINPGNSGGPAIMGDKVAGVAFQNLSGAENIGYIIPVPVIKHFIAGVEERGNYVGFCSLGLSCQSTENLQLREHFHMHPGLTGVMVSKINPLSNAHKVLKKDDILLSFDGVPIANDGTVPFRNRERITFDHLVSMKKPNETAVLKVLRNGEEHEFDITLQPLQPLVPVHQFDKLPSYFIFAGLLFVPLTQPYLHEYGEDWYNTSPRRLCERALRELPRKAGEQLVILSQVLMDDINTGYERLAELQVKKVNNVEVENLKHLCQLVEGCEKEAIRFDLDDERVIVLNYSMAKVATSRILQRHRIPNAMSGDLLNNEQKVSNIASACSS